GGCCATCGCCGAGTTCAGCAGCGGGGCGACCGGCTGGGCGGACAGGAAGGAGCGGTACCCGTCGAGGGTGAGCCCGGCCGCGATGGACGGCGGGTTCGTCGCGGCGTCGGGTTCGGAGTGCAGGGAGGTCAGGACCATCCACAGCACCGGCAGGACGAACAGGATCCCGACGATCCAGGCGAGGAGGCCCCAGACGGGCTTGCTGCGGTTCAGCTCGCGGGCGCGGCGTTCCTTGCGGGTGGTGGGCACGTGCTGGCCCGGGCGGGTGCTCGCGACCCCCGCGTTCGAGATGGTGCTCACCGGCCGACCTCCTGCTTGAACATGCTCGAGACCACGCGCAGGGCGAAGGTCGCGATGATGATGGTGGCGATGACCGTCACGACGCCCATGGCCGAGGCCAGGCCGTAGTCGTGGGCCGAGAAGACGGTCTGGTAGATCGTGTACGGCAGGTTCGCGGTCCCCAGGCCGCCGGCGGTGATGGTGAAGACGGCGTCGAAGTTCTGGACGATGTAGATGGCGCCGAGCAGGCCGCCCAGTTCGAGGTACTGCCGCAGGTGCGGGAACGTGAGGTAGCGGAAGATCTGGAAGCCCGTGGCCCCGTCCATCCGGGCCGCCTCCTCGGCGTCGGCCGGCTTGGACTGCAGACCGGCCAGCAGGATGAGCATCATGAAGGGCGTCCACTGCCAGATGAGGGAGACCTCGATCGCGATCTTCGGCGCGGTGGAGATCCAGTCGATCTGCGGTGCGGCGTCGGACCCGAACAGCTTCCACACGGCGTTGACGGTGCCGTTGAGCAGGCCGTAGTTCGGGTTGAACAGGGCGTGCTTCCACAGCAGGGCCGCGGCGATCGGGACGACGAGGAACGGTGCGATCATCATCGTGCGGACGGCGCCGCGGCCGAGGAACTTGCGGTCCAGCAGCAGGGCGATGAACATGCCGAGCACCAGGCTCACCAGGACCACCGTCACCGTGAGGACGAGGGTGTTCACGACGGACTGCCGCAGCTGGGCGTTGGAGAAGACCGCCACGTAGTTGTCGAAGCCCCCGAAACCGCGGTCCTGCGGGTAGTAGGAGTTCCAGTTCATGAACGAGATGACGATGGTCGCCAGGAACGGCAGCTGCGTCGCGACGATCACGAACAGCAGGGCCGGCATCAGGGGGGCGCGGCGGGCCCAGTCGGCGGCGTTGCGCGCCGAGCCCGCTCTGCGCTGAGGCCGGTCGGGACCGACCTTCGTCTGGTGGGAGGCGGTGCTGGCACTCATGGAAGGGACGTCCTCCGCGTTCGGGGAACCGACGGGTCCAGGGGGTGACAGGGGGTCAGGTGCGGCGCGCGACCGCAGCCTCCGGCGGGGCCGGAGGCTGCGGTGGCGGTCACTTCCGGTACTTGTCGCTGACGAGCTGCGTGGCCAGGGTCTGTCCCTGGTCGCAGGCGTCCTCGACGCTCATCTGTCCCGCGATGGCCGAGGAGATGAACTGCGACACCTGCGTGCCGAGGTCGGCGAACTCGGGGATGGCGACGAACTGGATGCCGGGCGCCGGGCGGGGCTGCAGGCCCGGGTTCTCCGGGTCGGCGGAGTTGATGGCGGTCTGGGTCTCCTCGTAGAAGGGGGCCGCCGCCTGCTGGTAGTCGGCGTTCTCGTAGAGGGAGTTGCGCTTCCCGGCCGGCGCGCTGGCCCAGCCGATCTGCTGGCCCACGAGCTCCTCGTACTCCTTGCTGGAGGCCCAGGCGATGAACTTCCAGGCGTTGTCCTTGCGCCGGGAGGCGTTCTGGACCCCCCACGCCCAGGTGTACAGCCACCCGGAGGAGTCGGTCTCGTCGACCGGTGCGGCCGCGTAGCCGATCTTGCCGGCCACGGGAGAGCCCTCCCCGTCCAGCGACCCCGCGGCCGAGGTCGCGTCGTACCACATGGCGACCTGGGACTGGGTCATGCCGTTGAGGCACTCGGTGAACCCGGCCTGGGGCGCGCCGTTCTCGCCGTGAGCACGCACGAGGTCGACGTAGAACTTCGTCGCCTCGACGAACTCGGGGGCGTTGACCCGGGCGGTCCAGTCCTCGTCGAACCAGGTGCCGCCGAAGGTGTTGACGACGGTCGTCAAGGGGGCGAAGACCTGGCCCCAGCCGGGGAGCCCGCGCAGGGCGATCCCCTTCATGTTCGGCACGGCGCCGTCGAGCCGGGCGGCGAAGTCGGCGACCTCGGCCCAGGTCGGCTTGTCCGGCATCGTCAGGCCCTGGGACTCGAAGACGTCCTTGCGGTACATGAGGAAGGACGACTCGCCGTAGAACGGCTCGGCGTAGACCTTGCCGTCCTCGCCGGTCAGGGCCGTGGCCAGCGGCTTGATGATGTCGGACTGGTCGAAGGCGGAGTCGGAGGAGATGTAGTCGTCCAGCGGCGCCAGCCAGTTGTTCTGGGAGTAGAACGGGACCTCGTAGTTCGAGATCGAGGCCACGTCGTACTGGCCGGCCTGGCTGGAGAACTCCTGGCTGATCTTGTCGCGCACGTCGTTCTCGGGCAGGACCGTGTAGTTCACGGTGATGCCGGTGTCCCTGGTGAAGTTGTCGGCGGTCAGCTTCTGCAGGTCCACCATCTGCGGGTTGTTGACCATGATGACGTTGACGGTCGTGTCGTCGCCGCCCCCACCGCCCCCACCGCCTGCTCCCCCGCCCCCGCCGGCGCCCGAGCAGGCGCCGAGGAAGGCGGCTCCACCGAGACCGGCCGCACCGCCGAGGGCGGCTCGGCGGCTGACGCGCGAGCTCGACCCGGGAAGGGTGGTGGGTCGGGGGGTGCCGTGACGTCCAACCATCGTGATCTCTCCAGTGTCTCCGTCGACAGGTGCAGTCGAAGCCCGCGCCCGGGCTGTTCGCCGGCGGGGCCGGCGTTGCTTCCGCTCATCTGAGCGGGCTAGTCTCAGCTGTGACGATGGTGCCCGGGTGGACGATGGCTGTCAACCGGGTACCCGTCGACCCGTCCGCCGCACCCGTGGACGAGGTGGACGACCCCAGACCTCCCAGGAGCTGCGATGCCGAGGACCACACCCCGCACCGGCACCACCGGTCGTCCGTCGCTGGGGGCGCAGGCCCTGGCCGCCGACGCCGCCCGCCGCTTCTTCGTCGAGGGACGGACCAAGGTCGAGATCGCCCGGCAGCTCGGCATCAGCCGGTTCAAGGTGGCGCGCCTGCTGACGCAGGCCCAGGACTCCGGTCTGGTGCAGATCCAGGTGCTCGCCCCGAGCTCGCTGGACGGTGAGCTGGCCGAGGCGCTGCGGGC
This is a stretch of genomic DNA from Kineococcus mangrovi. It encodes these proteins:
- a CDS encoding carbohydrate ABC transporter permease — protein: MSASTASHQTKVGPDRPQRRAGSARNAADWARRAPLMPALLFVIVATQLPFLATIVISFMNWNSYYPQDRGFGGFDNYVAVFSNAQLRQSVVNTLVLTVTVVLVSLVLGMFIALLLDRKFLGRGAVRTMMIAPFLVVPIAAALLWKHALFNPNYGLLNGTVNAVWKLFGSDAAPQIDWISTAPKIAIEVSLIWQWTPFMMLILLAGLQSKPADAEEAARMDGATGFQIFRYLTFPHLRQYLELGGLLGAIYIVQNFDAVFTITAGGLGTANLPYTIYQTVFSAHDYGLASAMGVVTVIATIIIATFALRVVSSMFKQEVGR
- a CDS encoding ABC transporter substrate-binding protein; this translates as MVGRHGTPRPTTLPGSSSRVSRRAALGGAAGLGGAAFLGACSGAGGGGGAGGGGGGGGDDTTVNVIMVNNPQMVDLQKLTADNFTRDTGITVNYTVLPENDVRDKISQEFSSQAGQYDVASISNYEVPFYSQNNWLAPLDDYISSDSAFDQSDIIKPLATALTGEDGKVYAEPFYGESSFLMYRKDVFESQGLTMPDKPTWAEVADFAARLDGAVPNMKGIALRGLPGWGQVFAPLTTVVNTFGGTWFDEDWTARVNAPEFVEATKFYVDLVRAHGENGAPQAGFTECLNGMTQSQVAMWYDATSAAGSLDGEGSPVAGKIGYAAAPVDETDSSGWLYTWAWGVQNASRRKDNAWKFIAWASSKEYEELVGQQIGWASAPAGKRNSLYENADYQQAAAPFYEETQTAINSADPENPGLQPRPAPGIQFVAIPEFADLGTQVSQFISSAIAGQMSVEDACDQGQTLATQLVSDKYRK